In a genomic window of Gossypium arboreum isolate Shixiya-1 chromosome 9, ASM2569848v2, whole genome shotgun sequence:
- the LOC108455511 gene encoding calcium-dependent protein kinase 26-like isoform X1, producing the protein MGNNCFKTISNSICGPSEEEKEKEKEEVPNVTAESESKEKGASDVQNQPPEEIKIVKEGTEREQEGKSKEETQMQQSKCELQILDSKPAQVSTQVTPQTAINNEEEHKVEPKKTPRRPHNVKRQSCAGLKIDSVLQTKTGHLKEYYSLGTKVGNGQFGTTFVCVEKGTGNKFACKSIAKRKLATLDDVEDVRREIQIMHHMSWHPNVVTIKGAYEDPMAVHVVMDLCAGGELFDRIVKRGHYSERKAAELARVIVGFVEACHSMGVMHRDLKPENFLFVNDEEDSPLKAIDFGLSIFFKPGDTFSVVVGSPYYVAPEVLNKCYGPEADVWSAGVIIYILLCGVPPFWGETEEEIFDEVLNGEPDFTSDPWPSISESAKDLLAKMLVRNPKKRITAHEVLRHSWVQADGVAPDSPLDSLVLGRMKQFSSMNKLKKMALRVIAQRLSQEEIAGLKEIFKMIDTDNSGQITFEELKAGLQSFGASLPESEFQALMQAADVNNSGSIDYQEFIAATLHLNMIQNEDNLMAAFSYFDRDGSGYITLEEIQKACQEFGIKDIHMDEMMREVDQDNDGRIDYNEFIAMMQKGNPEVGKRDREGKGLSIGFREALPGS; encoded by the exons ATGggaaataattgttttaaaacAATCTCAAATTCCATTTGTGGACCATCTGAAGaagaaaaggagaaagaaaaagaagaggttCCAAATGTAACTGCTGAGTCAGAAAGTAAAGAAAAAGGAGCTTCCGATGTTCAGAACCAGCCCCCCGAAGAAATAAAGATTGTTAAGGAAGGGACAGAAAGGGAACAAGAAGGGAAATCTAAAGAAGAAACCCAAATGCAACAATCAAAGTGTGAGCTTCAAATACTTGATTCCAAACCAGCACAGGTATCAACACAGGTAACACCACAGACTGCTATAAACAACGAGGAAGAGCATAAGGTTGAGCCTAAAAAAACACCAAGGAGACCCCATAATGTTAAGAGGCAGTCATGCGCAGGACTGAAGATAGATTCAGTATTACAGACGAAAACAGGTCATTTGAAGGAATACTATAGCTTGGGGACCAAGGTAGGGAATGGACAGTTTGGGACAACTTTTGTATGTGTGGAGAAAGGTACTGGGAATAAGTTTGCTTGCAAATCGATTGCTAAAAGGAAACTGGCAACTCTAGATGATGTTGAAGACGTGCGAAGGGAAATTCAGATAATGCATCACATGTCATGGCACCCTAATGTTGTGACCATCAAAGGGGCTTATGAAGATCCCATGGCGGTTCATGTTGTCATGGATTTGTGTGCAGGGGGGGAACTCTTTGATAGGATTGTTAAGAGAGGGCATTATTCTGAAAGGAAGGCGGCAGAATTAGCAAGGGTCATTGTTGGTTTTGTTGAAGCCTGTCATTCCATGGGTGTAATGCATAGGGATCTTAAGCctgaaaattttctttttgtcAATGACGAGGAGGATTCACCTCTTAAAGCCATTGATTTTGGGTTATCAATATTCTTCAAGCCTG GGGATACCTTTTCTGTTGTGGTTGGAAGCCCATACTATGTAGCACCTGAGGTTTTAAACAAGTGTTACGGTCCAGAAGCTGATGTGTGGAGTGCTGGGGTGATCATCTATATTCTCCTGTGTGGGGTGCCTCCATTTTGGGGTG AAACGGAAGAAGAAATATTTGATGAGGTATTGAATGGTGAACCTGACTTCACATCGGATCCTTGGCCTAGTATATCTGAAAGTGCGAAAGATCTATTAGCAAAAATGCTTGTTAGAAACCCCAAGAAGCGGATAACTGCACACGAAGTACTGC GCCACAGTTGGGTTCAGGCTGATGGGGTGGCACCGGACAGCCCACTTGATTCTTTAGTCCTAGGACGCATGAAGCAATTTTCTTCAATGAACAAGCTCAAGAAAATGGCCTTAAGA gTCATTGCACAAAGGCTTTCTCAAGAAGAAATAGCGGGATTGAAGGAAATATTTAAGATGATAGACACGGATAATAGTGGTCAAATCACGTTTGAAGAACTCAAAGCTGGATTGCAAAGCTTTGGTGCTAGTCTCCCTGAATCAGAATTTCAAGCTCTAATGCAGGCT GCGGACGTAAATAACAGTGGTTCAATCGATTATCAGGAGTTCATAGCTGCAACGTTGCATCTAAATATGATCCAGAATGAAGATAATCTGATGGCTGCCTTCTCGTATTTCGACAGAGACGGCAGTGGTTACATCACTCTAGAAGAGATTCAAAAAGCTTGTCAAGAGTTTGGCATCAAGGATATCCACATGGATGAAATGATGCGTGAAGTCGATCAGGACAAT GACGGCCGGATAGATTACAACGAATTTATAGCGATGATGCAGAAAGGGAATCCTGAAGTTGGTAAGAGGGATCGTGAGGGTAAGGGTTTGAGCATTGGATTTAGGGAGGCATTGCCAGGTTCCTGA